The proteins below come from a single Patescibacteria group bacterium genomic window:
- the dprA gene encoding DNA-processing protein DprA, with amino-acid sequence MNIQHIYNKDNAYPILLRGIASPPKSLYAIGEIPDLPMIAIVGTRKPTDYGRQISYQLSSQLAKAGFCVVSGMALGVDAIVHKAAIEAGGKTIAVLGSGLDKPYPISNHGIYKEIASGAGAVISEYPLGTQAYKQNFPARNRIIAGLSLATIVTEADAKSGSLITANFALQANRTVMAVPGNISSPRSAGPNNLIKNGAQLITNIADVLAILGLQLPSMVTAKPRADSREEARIMEQLADRSLTTEQLIELTEIDAINIASIISLMEITGKIRNLGAGSWILT; translated from the coding sequence ATGAATATACAACATATATACAATAAAGACAATGCCTATCCAATTCTCTTGCGGGGCATAGCTAGCCCACCTAAGTCATTATACGCAATTGGCGAAATCCCAGATTTACCTATGATAGCTATCGTTGGCACTCGAAAACCAACCGACTATGGGCGCCAGATTTCCTATCAGCTTAGTAGCCAGTTAGCCAAAGCTGGATTTTGTGTGGTTAGCGGAATGGCCTTAGGGGTCGATGCCATTGTACATAAAGCTGCGATTGAGGCTGGCGGAAAAACTATCGCCGTGCTTGGATCTGGCCTTGATAAGCCCTACCCGATAAGTAACCATGGAATTTATAAAGAAATTGCTAGTGGTGCTGGAGCGGTAATTAGTGAATACCCATTAGGCACGCAGGCCTACAAGCAAAATTTCCCGGCCCGCAACAGAATTATAGCTGGCCTTTCATTGGCCACCATAGTGACAGAGGCAGATGCTAAATCTGGCAGCCTAATAACTGCTAATTTTGCCCTTCAGGCCAACAGGACTGTGATGGCTGTACCCGGCAATATATCTAGCCCACGGTCAGCTGGCCCAAATAACCTGATAAAGAATGGTGCGCAATTAATAACCAATATTGCAGATGTACTGGCTATATTGGGCTTACAACTACCATCGATGGTCACAGCCAAGCCTCGTGCAGATAGCAGAGAGGAGGCTCGTATAATGGAGCAATTAGCAGACAGATCCTTAACCACCGAGCAATTGATTGAGCTAACCGAGATAGATGCTATTAATATTGCCTCGATTATTAGCCTGATGGAAATAACTGGAAAGATACGAAACCTAGGGGCTGGAAGCTGGATACTTACCTAG
- the topA gene encoding type I DNA topoisomerase, whose protein sequence is MPKNLVIVESPAKAKTIEKYLGGDFEVLSSMGHIRDLPKSGIGIDIENKFKPDYAVTADKTKIVSALKKAAKGKEVWLATDEDREGEAISWHLCSVLKLDPAKTKRITFHEITKPAIEESIKHPRNVDLNIVDAQQARRILDRLVGYELSPVLWKKIQTGLSAGRVQSVAVRIIVDKEREIEKFDLKYDYKVTGVFTLPDGNSLKAELSTRLPDSKKTEKFLQELIGKSYKVSDVTKRPSKKSPAPPFTTSTLQQAASSRLGYSVKQTMVLAQKLYEAGHISYMRTDSVNLSKTALDQAEKQIRSEYGDKFYNKRIYKTKSSSAQEAHEAIRPTDFTLSSAGAEPKQIKLYNLIWSRAISSQMADAQIEKTRVTIAIDSIKEVFLAKGEVVVFPGFLSAYLSPSQADPNILPKLTANDIVTPTEILANQTYSRPPARYSEASLVKKLESEGIGRPSTYAPTISTIQARGYVQKSNDDGKTRNIEVFKLAAGELTKNTQEEKYDTDRTRLVPTDTGTVVTDFLVKYFTEILDPQFTAKVEKQFDLIAEGKEKWQKMLGEFYKPFHELITSSEDISRKEASQNRVLGVDPKSKKPIIARLGRFGAMIQIGEVEDEEKPKFAPMPEGRKIADVTLEEALKMFELPRTVGELQDGTQIVATTGRFGPYLKAGALNVSLKGEDPFTVTEKKALELVAEYQKMLDERIILDFPEESIQVLNGRYGPYITNGKSNAKIPKGTEPKTLKLKDCQLLLSAKKTKSKK, encoded by the coding sequence ATGCCAAAGAATTTAGTAATAGTCGAATCTCCTGCAAAGGCGAAAACCATAGAAAAATATCTGGGTGGTGATTTTGAAGTACTTAGCAGTATGGGTCATATTCGAGACCTCCCGAAGAGTGGTATAGGAATTGATATTGAAAACAAATTCAAGCCTGACTATGCTGTGACGGCTGACAAAACGAAGATCGTAAGTGCCCTTAAAAAGGCTGCAAAAGGCAAGGAAGTGTGGCTAGCAACTGACGAAGACCGAGAAGGGGAGGCTATAAGCTGGCATTTATGCAGTGTGTTGAAGCTGGATCCTGCTAAGACCAAGCGAATCACCTTCCACGAGATTACAAAGCCGGCTATCGAGGAATCTATTAAGCACCCTAGAAATGTCGACCTTAATATTGTGGATGCTCAGCAAGCCCGAAGGATACTAGACAGGCTGGTAGGCTATGAGCTCAGCCCAGTGCTGTGGAAAAAGATTCAAACTGGCTTGAGTGCTGGTAGAGTCCAATCGGTGGCTGTCCGAATAATAGTAGATAAAGAAAGAGAAATTGAAAAGTTTGATTTGAAATATGATTACAAGGTTACGGGAGTTTTTACCTTGCCAGATGGCAATTCACTGAAAGCTGAGCTATCGACTAGGCTGCCTGATTCTAAGAAGACTGAAAAATTTCTACAAGAGCTAATAGGCAAATCATATAAAGTATCAGATGTTACGAAAAGGCCTTCGAAGAAGAGCCCAGCACCACCTTTTACAACCTCTACTTTGCAGCAAGCTGCCTCTAGCCGGCTAGGGTATTCTGTTAAGCAAACCATGGTACTAGCCCAAAAGCTATACGAGGCTGGACATATTAGCTACATGCGTACCGACTCAGTCAACCTTTCTAAGACAGCTCTTGATCAAGCTGAGAAGCAAATTCGATCCGAATATGGGGACAAATTTTATAACAAAAGGATATATAAAACCAAGAGCTCTAGTGCACAAGAAGCTCATGAAGCCATAAGGCCGACAGATTTTACCCTCTCTAGTGCGGGGGCTGAGCCCAAACAAATAAAGCTCTATAATTTGATATGGTCGAGAGCAATTTCATCACAAATGGCTGATGCCCAAATCGAGAAAACTCGAGTAACTATCGCAATTGACTCTATAAAAGAAGTGTTTTTGGCTAAAGGTGAGGTAGTGGTCTTTCCGGGTTTTCTTTCAGCTTACCTATCGCCCAGCCAAGCCGACCCAAATATTTTGCCTAAGCTAACTGCTAATGACATTGTTACTCCAACTGAAATATTAGCTAACCAAACTTATTCCCGACCACCAGCCAGGTATTCTGAAGCCTCCTTGGTTAAAAAGCTCGAATCGGAGGGGATTGGGCGTCCAAGCACATACGCTCCGACAATTTCCACTATACAGGCCCGAGGCTATGTACAAAAATCAAATGATGACGGCAAGACAAGAAATATTGAAGTATTTAAACTCGCAGCTGGCGAGCTCACAAAAAATACCCAAGAAGAAAAATATGACACTGATCGGACTCGACTTGTACCGACAGATACCGGTACTGTTGTCACCGATTTTTTGGTTAAGTATTTCACAGAGATCCTAGATCCACAATTTACTGCTAAAGTCGAAAAGCAGTTTGACTTGATCGCAGAAGGCAAGGAAAAGTGGCAGAAAATGTTAGGTGAGTTTTATAAGCCATTCCATGAACTTATCACTTCCTCGGAAGATATTTCTAGAAAGGAAGCTAGCCAAAATAGAGTGCTAGGCGTGGACCCAAAGAGTAAAAAACCCATTATCGCCAGGCTGGGAAGGTTTGGTGCCATGATTCAGATCGGCGAGGTAGAGGACGAGGAAAAGCCTAAATTCGCACCAATGCCAGAAGGTCGTAAGATTGCTGATGTAACTCTAGAAGAGGCACTGAAGATGTTCGAGCTCCCGAGGACTGTTGGCGAATTACAAGATGGCACCCAAATAGTTGCCACTACCGGCCGTTTTGGACCCTATTTGAAGGCTGGAGCTCTAAATGTTTCGCTAAAAGGCGAGGACCCTTTTACCGTTACCGAGAAAAAAGCACTAGAGCTAGTAGCTGAATACCAGAAAATGCTTGATGAGCGCATCATATTAGATTTCCCAGAAGAATCGATCCAGGTACTTAATGGGCGATACGGGCCATATATTACTAATGGTAAATCTAATGCCAAGATTCCTAAGGGTACTGAGCCCAAAACACTCAAGCTGAAGGATTGCCAACTTCTTCTGAGTGCTAAAAAGACGAAATCTAAAAAATAA
- the der gene encoding ribosome biogenesis GTPase Der: protein MKSLSRVIIVGQPNVGKSVLFNRLTHTNQAITSNIAHTTRDQNRGVVRHDSVQFELVDSAGFAKTSDELNKLAISLIESAVNSSDLVIFVADGTSELNNNDLRLAKMVMKSRLHTILLINKSDKKEFLDNQNYFRKLGFENIMQASAQNGQGINDLLDEIVLKIPRKKAIKKQESIKVAILGRPNVGKSALLNAMAKEDLALVSDIAGTTRDVNSARLKYKDTTLEFYDTAGLRRRGKIAAGIEFFSTTRSKSAIEKADICLVLVDAKEMLTNQDEHIIGLIKDSQKALIVVVTKWDAIEDKDDNLMQYLASKISGQLQYVWWAPLIFTSSVDFQNLEKLKEIIVTVNNRLETTLPTTKLNEVLRNAVNRQPPVTTKGYHAKLNYITQTATNPLELSIFGTHPELIHFSYQRYLENQIRKNFELTGIPIKILFKSKYKDK from the coding sequence ATGAAATCATTATCAAGAGTAATAATTGTAGGGCAACCTAATGTCGGCAAAAGTGTTTTGTTTAATCGTTTAACCCATACCAACCAAGCGATTACATCTAACATAGCCCATACAACCCGCGACCAAAATCGCGGGGTTGTTAGGCATGATTCTGTTCAATTCGAGCTGGTTGATAGTGCAGGCTTTGCTAAGACCAGCGATGAGCTAAACAAACTTGCGATATCACTTATAGAGAGTGCTGTTAACAGCAGCGACTTGGTGATATTTGTGGCCGATGGCACCAGCGAACTAAACAATAACGACCTTAGACTTGCAAAGATGGTCATGAAGAGCCGACTTCATACTATCTTGCTCATAAATAAGTCAGACAAAAAGGAGTTCCTGGATAATCAAAACTATTTTAGAAAACTCGGTTTTGAGAACATCATGCAGGCCTCAGCTCAAAACGGCCAGGGGATTAATGACCTGCTAGATGAAATCGTATTAAAAATACCCCGTAAAAAAGCCATAAAAAAGCAGGAAAGTATTAAGGTTGCGATTCTGGGGCGCCCCAATGTAGGTAAGAGTGCGCTACTAAATGCCATGGCCAAAGAAGATCTAGCACTGGTGAGTGATATTGCTGGTACGACCCGAGATGTTAATTCAGCCAGGCTCAAATACAAAGACACCACTTTAGAATTCTACGACACAGCTGGCCTTAGGCGAAGAGGTAAAATAGCGGCTGGGATTGAATTTTTTTCTACCACTAGAAGCAAATCGGCTATAGAAAAAGCTGATATCTGCCTGGTCCTAGTTGATGCTAAAGAGATGCTTACTAACCAGGATGAGCATATTATAGGCCTGATAAAAGATTCTCAGAAGGCGTTGATAGTAGTAGTTACGAAGTGGGATGCCATTGAAGACAAAGATGATAATCTGATGCAGTATCTGGCTAGCAAGATAAGCGGCCAGCTCCAGTATGTCTGGTGGGCACCGCTTATTTTTACTTCTTCTGTTGATTTTCAGAACCTAGAGAAACTTAAGGAAATAATAGTTACCGTAAACAATAGATTAGAGACAACACTACCTACTACCAAGCTCAATGAAGTACTACGAAATGCCGTCAACAGACAACCTCCGGTGACCACTAAGGGCTACCACGCCAAATTAAATTATATAACTCAGACAGCTACCAACCCACTGGAGCTGAGTATTTTTGGGACGCACCCTGAACTTATTCACTTTAGCTACCAGAGATATCTGGAAAACCAGATTCGCAAAAACTTTGAACTTACTGGGATACCCATTAAAATACTGTTCAAGAGTAAGTACAAAGATAAATAA
- the pth gene encoding aminoacyl-tRNA hydrolase — MKLIIGIGNPGQEYINTRHNLGFMVLDEICKTIKVSTKFDKKLKAEMYATIIGGETVILAKPQTFVNLSGDSVAKIATFYKIQTKDIWVVSDDLALDFGTTRIRVGGSSGGHNGLRDIIGKVGEDFTRFRAGIRNESAEKISTEKFVLQKFNQEELENLEVFIKRVAEIVLESLEKSPEHSTIK; from the coding sequence ATGAAACTTATCATTGGCATTGGCAACCCAGGACAAGAATATATAAATACTCGACATAATTTAGGCTTTATGGTGCTCGACGAAATCTGCAAAACCATTAAAGTTTCTACTAAATTCGATAAGAAACTCAAAGCCGAGATGTATGCCACTATTATCGGCGGCGAGACCGTGATACTAGCCAAGCCCCAAACCTTCGTAAACTTAAGCGGGGATAGTGTAGCTAAGATAGCTACTTTTTATAAAATACAAACCAAGGACATCTGGGTTGTGTCTGATGATTTAGCGCTGGACTTTGGTACCACCCGAATAAGGGTTGGCGGGAGTAGCGGAGGGCACAATGGCCTAAGAGATATTATCGGCAAAGTAGGGGAAGATTTTACGCGCTTCAGGGCGGGGATTAGAAACGAATCAGCAGAAAAAATTTCAACTGAAAAATTCGTTCTACAAAAATTTAATCAAGAAGAGCTAGAAAACCTTGAGGTATTTATTAAAAGGGTAGCCGAGATAGTACTAGAATCACTAGAAAAAAGTCCAGAGCATAGCACTATAAAATAA